One genomic segment of Fervidobacterium pennivorans includes these proteins:
- a CDS encoding biotin/lipoyl-containing protein, protein MVRKFVVRVNGKEYIVEVEELGTPAQPMQQPQILEQPKPVVQQQVQSAKPTQPESKPVKQESAPVSTTSEIGGGAKIVSPMSGVILKILVSEGQKVEYGQKLVILEAMKMENDIVSDKPGTVKKIYVKEGDNVDTGQVLVELE, encoded by the coding sequence ATGGTGAGAAAGTTTGTTGTTAGGGTTAATGGAAAAGAGTACATTGTTGAGGTAGAAGAACTCGGCACACCAGCCCAGCCAATGCAACAACCACAAATTCTCGAACAACCAAAACCTGTTGTTCAACAACAGGTCCAGTCAGCAAAACCTACTCAACCTGAAAGTAAACCGGTAAAACAAGAGAGTGCTCCAGTTTCAACGACGTCAGAAATTGGTGGTGGAGCCAAAATAGTATCCCCTATGTCAGGTGTCATACTAAAAATTCTTGTTAGCGAAGGGCAAAAGGTTGAATATGGTCAAAAATTGGTGATACTTGAAGCTATGAAAATGGAAAATGATATAGTATCAGACAAGCCAGGTACTGTGAAGAAGATATACGTAAAAGAAGGGGACAACGTAGATACAGGACAAGTGCTTGTGGAATTAGAGTAA
- a CDS encoding OadG family protein, whose amino-acid sequence MPIEATITTAAQATQTVLATQLINETATTLSQTAQPVAHSATPTALPIEVTVTIVGVSTVFLVFVILYAIFKLMEVFGRGKNKRIKTPSSKMIGEVAKEQNEGLMQSVAKKQSQEAMPAGVDETEEIAAVFAAIYAMLGTNIKIRSINRASSNVPRTKGQRGWEEWRTYGWRGGNRW is encoded by the coding sequence ATGCCTATAGAAGCAACAATAACTACGGCAGCGCAAGCAACACAAACTGTTCTTGCTACACAACTAATCAATGAAACTGCGACTACATTATCTCAAACAGCCCAACCGGTAGCTCATAGTGCTACACCTACGGCATTGCCGATAGAGGTTACGGTTACAATTGTAGGAGTAAGTACTGTTTTTCTTGTTTTCGTAATACTCTACGCAATATTCAAATTGATGGAGGTTTTTGGAAGAGGTAAGAATAAGCGAATAAAAACTCCGTCCTCAAAAATGATCGGAGAGGTTGCTAAAGAACAAAACGAAGGATTGATGCAATCGGTTGCAAAAAAACAAAGTCAAGAAGCCATGCCAGCGGGGGTAGATGAAACAGAAGAAATAGCAGCTGTTTTTGCGGCTATTTATGCCATGCTTGGAACGAATATAAAAATTAGATCCATTAACAGAGCTTCCTCGAATGTACCAAGAACCAAAGGTCAACGTGGTTGGGAAGAATGGAGAACATACGGATGGCGAGGTGGAAATAGATGGTGA
- a CDS encoding acyl-CoA carboxylase subunit beta → MEELIQQLKSLEAEVELGGGQEKIDKQHAEGKLTARERLQLLFDEGTFEELDKFVKHRNTMFGLDKMKLPADGVVTGIGKVNGRPVAAFSQDFTVMGGSLGEMHAKKIMKVMDLALKMGIPLVGINDSGGARIQEGVDSLYGYGEIFFRNTIASGVIPQITVIAGPCAGGAVYSPAITDFVIMVDQTAQMFITGPNVIKAVTGEDISKEDLGGALVHNTKSGNAHFLASDDRQAIETVRKLLSYIPQNNMEEPPLEEQIIEPDTSDIQTVVPVDPKKGFDVRDVIRRVVDEGTFFEVHEHFAKSIVIGFARINGKAVGIVANQPNYLAGVLDIDSSDKAARFIRFLDAFNIPIVTFVDTPGYLPGVKQEHGGIIRHGAKLLYAYSEATVPKITIILRKAYGGAYIAMGSKHLGADFVAAWPTAEIAVMGPDGAANIIFKKEIDASENPEETRKQKIEEYRQLFANPYVAASRGYIDAVIDPRETRSWIIKALEYSATKVESRPRKKHGNIPL, encoded by the coding sequence ATGGAAGAACTTATACAACAACTGAAATCCCTTGAAGCTGAAGTTGAATTAGGTGGAGGACAAGAGAAGATAGACAAACAACACGCTGAAGGAAAATTAACGGCTCGCGAGAGGTTACAATTATTGTTTGACGAAGGAACATTTGAAGAACTTGACAAATTCGTAAAGCATAGAAATACAATGTTTGGTCTTGATAAGATGAAATTACCCGCTGATGGTGTTGTTACTGGAATTGGAAAGGTGAATGGAAGACCAGTAGCTGCCTTCTCACAAGATTTTACGGTCATGGGTGGTTCACTCGGCGAAATGCATGCGAAAAAAATAATGAAGGTAATGGATTTGGCTCTTAAGATGGGGATTCCCCTTGTTGGAATAAACGATTCCGGTGGTGCAAGAATACAGGAAGGCGTTGACTCGCTTTACGGGTACGGTGAGATATTCTTTAGAAACACGATAGCCTCTGGAGTAATACCACAAATCACGGTTATAGCTGGTCCATGTGCTGGAGGTGCAGTTTACTCACCTGCGATAACTGACTTCGTTATTATGGTTGACCAAACAGCTCAAATGTTTATTACCGGTCCAAACGTTATTAAAGCCGTTACGGGCGAAGATATATCAAAAGAAGACCTTGGAGGCGCGTTGGTTCACAACACAAAGAGTGGAAACGCACATTTCTTAGCTTCAGATGATAGACAGGCTATAGAGACGGTAAGGAAACTACTTTCCTACATACCACAAAACAACATGGAAGAACCTCCTTTAGAAGAGCAAATAATTGAGCCAGATACATCTGATATACAAACAGTTGTTCCTGTCGACCCAAAGAAAGGTTTTGATGTACGTGATGTTATAAGAAGGGTCGTTGATGAAGGAACGTTTTTTGAAGTGCACGAACACTTTGCAAAGAGCATAGTTATTGGATTTGCAAGAATTAATGGAAAAGCGGTAGGTATAGTTGCAAATCAACCAAACTACCTTGCTGGGGTGCTTGACATAGACTCTTCCGACAAAGCGGCGAGGTTCATAAGATTCCTCGATGCATTCAACATACCGATTGTAACCTTTGTTGATACACCGGGGTATCTCCCTGGCGTAAAACAGGAGCACGGAGGAATAATTAGGCACGGTGCAAAGTTGCTGTATGCTTACAGTGAAGCAACGGTTCCAAAGATAACGATAATCCTCAGAAAAGCGTATGGTGGAGCCTACATCGCAATGGGAAGCAAGCACCTTGGTGCAGATTTTGTGGCAGCGTGGCCAACAGCAGAGATAGCTGTCATGGGTCCTGACGGCGCAGCTAACATCATATTCAAAAAGGAAATAGATGCTTCGGAGAATCCAGAGGAAACCAGAAAACAAAAGATAGAAGAATACAGACAACTCTTTGCTAATCCGTATGTTGCAGCATCAAGAGGTTATATAGATGCTGTAATTGACCCAAGAGAAACGAGAAGCTGGATTATAAAAGCGCTTGAATACAGCGCAACGAAAGTTGAATCAAGACCTAGAAAAAAACATGGAAACATACCGCTGTGA
- the mce gene encoding methylmalonyl-CoA epimerase — protein sequence MHTNRIDHIGIAVKDAKERLRLYKDFLGLEVTEVEELPERGLRVYFIKVGDTRIELLEPMNENSEVSGFLEKKGEGIHHIAFNVHGIDEAAALAKAQGLQPLSEEPKPGAGGTRVLFLHPKTTGGALIELVEGEH from the coding sequence ATGCATACGAACAGGATAGACCACATAGGAATAGCTGTAAAGGATGCAAAAGAAAGACTAAGACTTTACAAAGACTTTCTTGGGTTGGAAGTTACAGAGGTAGAAGAGTTACCCGAAAGAGGCCTAAGGGTTTACTTTATAAAAGTTGGTGACACGAGAATAGAACTATTAGAACCAATGAATGAAAATTCTGAAGTTTCAGGTTTTCTTGAAAAGAAGGGTGAAGGCATACATCACATAGCTTTCAACGTTCACGGTATTGACGAAGCAGCGGCTTTGGCAAAGGCACAAGGGCTTCAGCCACTTTCAGAGGAACCAAAACCGGGAGCAGGTGGAACGAGGGTGTTGTTCTTGCACCCAAAGACAACAGGTGGAGCCTTAATTGAACTTGTTGAAGGCGAACATTAA
- a CDS encoding cyclic nucleotide-binding domain-containing protein, which yields METLEFEDGYTIIEKGKQEPYVYIIKSGKVKVSLGTYETLLSEELPDVFGLEALIDEPYTETCIAVGTVKVIRCEKNEFKDIYVKTEVGKEALKSFMKRTAKALGWI from the coding sequence GTGGAAACGCTTGAATTTGAAGATGGATATACAATAATTGAAAAAGGCAAGCAGGAACCGTATGTTTACATTATAAAATCTGGAAAGGTAAAGGTCTCTTTGGGGACATACGAAACACTCCTTTCAGAGGAGCTTCCAGATGTTTTTGGTCTTGAAGCGTTAATCGATGAGCCGTATACAGAGACTTGTATTGCTGTAGGGACTGTGAAGGTGATTAGATGTGAGAAAAATGAATTCAAGGATATATACGTAAAAACTGAAGTTGGGAAGGAAGCACTCAAAAGTTTTATGAAAAGGACAGCAAAAGCCTTAGGTTGGATTTGA
- the secA gene encoding preprotein translocase subunit SecA — MFGKLKKLFDKNEMEIRKARKLVEQINELEPEVRKMSFSQMRDYILSKKGTLENLDELDEHLVNVFAFTREVARRTVGMRHFDVQLIGGIVLHKGKIAEMKTGEGKTLVATLPVVLNSLMNRNIHMVTVNDYLAKRDAMWMGPIYLALGLRVGVITTSGKAYEVVWKNPELAQKGLEENYCVWLEDFDGEFLPDEAKVKKAVEAFEVDVVEVSKKEAYRCDVTYGTNSEFGFDYLRDNLVISLEDKVQTGHFYAIVDEVDSILIDEARTPLIISGPSKNNASVYKHFYQIAKRLERDKHFKVDEEHRSIILTDEGISYLEKLLGVDNLYDPANVNSIYHIINSLKAIHLFKKDVDYIVHNGQVLIVDEFTGRVLPGRRYSGGLHQAIEAKERVPIKEESITYATITYQNYFRMYEKLAGMTGTAKTEEEEFKAIYGLDVVVIPTHKPMIRIDRDDLIYRTTEEKYRAIVEEIKKRYEKGQPVLVGTTSIEKSEKLSEMLKKEKIPHQVLNAKYHEKEAQIIAQAGQKGMVTIATNMAGRGTDIKLGPGVKELGGLLVIGTERHESRRIDNQLRGRSGRQGDPGESIFFLSLEDDLMRIFGGDKLQKVMDMVKIEPGQPIYHPLLTKLIEQVQKKVEGINFGVRKFLLELDSVLDTQRRAVYGYRDYILEHNVDNFMEEAIENFVESRLEEFCSTPEWNKEGLKDSFAIIKDYVNVEGLLETIDDREKLKEELINQIKHAYEEKKKEFGEDFEHVAKFIVLRIIDENWRQYLEEVEHVKESVRLRSYGQKDPVLEFKKETYQMFTEMMMRSYELAVSYLLNLRRVDNKAEEESKKELAKVSTIHEEFKLIDESKGEKSGNKRPKLKIKRG; from the coding sequence GTGTTTGGAAAATTGAAAAAGTTATTTGACAAAAATGAGATGGAGATTAGAAAAGCGAGAAAATTAGTTGAGCAGATAAATGAGCTCGAACCAGAAGTTCGAAAGATGTCATTTTCCCAGATGCGAGATTACATACTCTCCAAGAAGGGAACTTTAGAAAACTTGGATGAGCTTGATGAACATCTGGTAAATGTTTTTGCATTCACACGAGAGGTTGCAAGAAGAACGGTTGGAATGAGGCATTTTGATGTCCAGCTTATAGGTGGCATAGTACTCCACAAAGGAAAGATAGCTGAAATGAAGACAGGAGAAGGTAAGACCCTTGTTGCAACCCTGCCTGTCGTTTTGAATTCGCTTATGAACAGAAACATTCATATGGTTACTGTGAACGATTACCTTGCCAAAAGGGACGCTATGTGGATGGGTCCAATATATCTGGCTCTTGGTTTAAGAGTAGGAGTCATAACTACATCTGGAAAAGCTTATGAAGTGGTCTGGAAAAATCCAGAGTTGGCTCAAAAAGGTCTTGAGGAGAATTACTGCGTCTGGCTCGAGGATTTCGATGGTGAATTTCTACCCGACGAAGCAAAAGTTAAAAAGGCAGTTGAAGCGTTTGAAGTGGATGTCGTTGAAGTGAGCAAAAAAGAAGCATACAGATGTGATGTAACGTACGGAACAAACTCAGAATTTGGATTCGACTACCTCAGGGACAACCTTGTCATCTCTTTAGAGGATAAGGTCCAAACTGGCCATTTTTATGCTATTGTTGACGAAGTTGATAGCATACTTATAGATGAAGCAAGAACACCACTGATAATAAGTGGTCCGTCGAAAAACAACGCATCGGTCTATAAACACTTTTACCAAATTGCGAAGCGCTTGGAAAGAGATAAACACTTCAAAGTAGATGAAGAGCATCGGTCGATAATTCTTACCGATGAGGGCATATCCTATCTTGAGAAACTACTAGGTGTTGACAATCTATATGACCCAGCAAATGTTAACAGTATTTACCACATAATCAACTCTCTTAAAGCAATTCACTTGTTCAAAAAGGATGTTGATTATATCGTTCACAATGGGCAAGTCTTGATTGTTGATGAGTTCACAGGTCGTGTTCTCCCAGGAAGACGTTACAGTGGTGGATTACATCAGGCAATTGAAGCAAAAGAGAGAGTTCCGATAAAAGAAGAAAGTATAACGTACGCCACTATAACTTATCAGAATTACTTCCGAATGTACGAAAAGCTCGCTGGTATGACTGGAACTGCGAAGACAGAGGAAGAAGAGTTCAAAGCAATATATGGCTTGGATGTCGTGGTTATACCTACTCACAAACCGATGATAAGAATAGATAGGGACGATTTGATATACAGAACAACCGAAGAGAAATATAGAGCAATTGTTGAAGAGATAAAGAAAAGATACGAGAAAGGTCAGCCTGTTCTTGTTGGAACAACATCGATTGAGAAAAGTGAGAAACTTAGCGAAATGCTCAAAAAAGAAAAAATTCCTCATCAAGTTTTGAACGCAAAATATCATGAAAAAGAAGCACAGATAATAGCACAAGCAGGTCAAAAGGGTATGGTTACAATTGCGACGAATATGGCAGGTAGAGGAACAGATATCAAACTTGGTCCTGGTGTTAAAGAACTCGGAGGATTGTTAGTTATAGGAACGGAAAGGCACGAAAGCCGAAGGATAGATAACCAATTACGTGGGAGGTCAGGTAGACAGGGTGACCCCGGCGAGTCGATATTCTTTCTCTCCCTTGAGGATGATTTGATGAGAATATTCGGAGGTGACAAACTACAAAAAGTTATGGACATGGTCAAAATCGAACCAGGTCAGCCTATTTATCACCCGTTACTGACTAAACTAATTGAACAGGTGCAAAAGAAAGTAGAGGGCATAAACTTTGGGGTGCGTAAGTTCTTACTTGAACTAGACAGTGTTTTAGATACGCAAAGACGAGCAGTTTATGGATACCGAGATTATATCTTGGAACACAACGTTGACAATTTTATGGAAGAAGCAATCGAAAACTTTGTCGAGTCAAGATTGGAAGAATTTTGTTCAACTCCTGAGTGGAACAAAGAAGGATTGAAAGATTCCTTTGCTATCATAAAAGACTACGTAAATGTTGAAGGACTCTTAGAAACAATTGATGACAGAGAAAAACTCAAGGAGGAATTGATAAATCAGATAAAACATGCATACGAAGAAAAGAAAAAAGAATTCGGAGAAGATTTCGAACACGTCGCAAAATTTATCGTGCTAAGGATAATAGACGAGAATTGGAGACAATACTTGGAAGAAGTTGAACACGTTAAAGAGTCTGTCAGGCTAAGAAGTTACGGTCAAAAAGACCCTGTTTTGGAATTCAAAAAAGAGACATATCAGATGTTCACAGAAATGATGATGCGCAGTTACGAACTGGCAGTTTCTTACCTGCTTAACCTCAGAAGAGTTGACAACAAAGCTGAGGAAGAGTCAAAGAAAGAGCTTGCAAAAGTCAGTACCATTCACGAGGAATTCAAACTAATTGACGAGAGCAAGGGGGAAAAGTCTGGCAACAAAAGACCAAAGTTGAAGATAAAAAGAGGTTAG
- a CDS encoding 2-oxoacid:acceptor oxidoreductase subunit alpha: MPKNPRMVFWQGNEACAYGAIKAGCRFYAGYPITPSSEIAETMARELPKVGGVFIQMEDEIASAAAIIGASLAGVKSMTATSGPGFSLMQEAIGYAIMTETPTVFVNVMRGGPSTGMPTKPSQSDIMQARWGTHGDHAIIALYPSTVEEVYKYTIKAFNLAEEYRTPVILLMDEVLGHMYENFILPPDSEIEIVERVSARELEEEELFVPFSESEYAENLPPSLVEMGKAHFHVSGLVHDESGFPMATAETAEKLIRRLVNKIKLHIDKIAECEEFMTEDAETIIIAYGSVARSAKEAVLIARKEGIKVGLLRPITIWPIPIEKMRKRLANVQNVLVAEMNLGQYASEVVKLVRPGTKLRLLGKVSGELIAPHEILNELNNMLLEGIDF; encoded by the coding sequence ATGCCTAAAAACCCAAGGATGGTCTTCTGGCAGGGAAATGAGGCTTGCGCATATGGTGCGATAAAAGCAGGATGCCGTTTCTATGCAGGTTACCCAATCACGCCGTCTTCAGAGATAGCGGAGACTATGGCAAGGGAATTACCTAAAGTTGGAGGCGTATTTATACAGATGGAAGACGAAATAGCAAGTGCTGCTGCGATAATAGGAGCCTCGCTTGCTGGAGTAAAATCTATGACCGCGACTAGTGGTCCAGGTTTCAGTCTTATGCAGGAGGCTATAGGTTATGCAATAATGACGGAAACACCAACAGTATTTGTCAACGTAATGCGTGGTGGACCTTCAACAGGTATGCCAACCAAACCTTCGCAAAGTGATATCATGCAAGCAAGGTGGGGAACACACGGTGACCATGCAATCATCGCGCTTTATCCTTCGACAGTTGAAGAAGTTTACAAATACACCATAAAAGCTTTTAACTTAGCTGAAGAGTACAGAACTCCGGTCATACTTTTGATGGACGAAGTACTTGGACATATGTACGAAAATTTTATCTTACCACCTGATAGTGAGATAGAAATTGTCGAAAGAGTTTCTGCTCGAGAGCTTGAGGAAGAAGAACTATTTGTTCCGTTCTCTGAAAGCGAGTATGCAGAAAACCTTCCACCATCGTTGGTAGAAATGGGAAAGGCGCATTTCCATGTGTCTGGTTTGGTTCACGACGAATCAGGATTCCCGATGGCGACGGCAGAAACTGCTGAAAAACTTATCAGAAGACTTGTGAATAAAATAAAGTTACACATAGACAAAATAGCTGAGTGCGAAGAGTTTATGACCGAGGATGCTGAGACGATAATAATTGCTTATGGTTCCGTTGCAAGGTCTGCAAAAGAAGCTGTGTTGATAGCAAGGAAAGAGGGAATTAAGGTAGGATTACTTAGACCAATAACTATATGGCCCATTCCGATAGAAAAAATGCGAAAAAGACTTGCGAACGTCCAGAATGTGCTAGTTGCTGAAATGAACTTGGGTCAATACGCAAGCGAGGTAGTGAAACTAGTACGACCTGGAACCAAATTGAGGTTACTCGGTAAAGTTAGTGGTGAACTCATAGCACCTCACGAGATATTGAACGAACTTAATAACATGCTCCTCGAAGGCATAGACTTCTAA
- a CDS encoding indolepyruvate ferredoxin oxidoreductase subunit alpha: MAKKQYRVEIKYQWCKACGICYHVCPTKTIIQGELNRPAVPDHSKCIGCLMCENLCPDFVINIVEVSEESKAGVENA, from the coding sequence ATGGCAAAAAAACAGTACAGAGTTGAGATAAAATATCAATGGTGCAAAGCGTGCGGTATTTGTTATCATGTCTGTCCTACAAAGACCATTATCCAAGGAGAATTGAACAGACCAGCAGTTCCTGACCATAGTAAATGTATTGGTTGTCTGATGTGCGAAAATTTGTGTCCGGATTTTGTTATAAACATAGTAGAAGTATCTGAAGAGAGCAAGGCAGGTGTCGAAAATGCCTAA
- a CDS encoding sodium ion-translocating decarboxylase subunit beta, with protein sequence MLEEFFVFLKTMAFSQMTLGNIFMIAIAGVLIYVAVKKDAEPLLLIPIAFGIILSNIPPVATGILNPPQTFPDGRFIPGGFMYYIKKGLDLGIYPPLIFLGIGALTDFSFMISYPLTIFLGGAVQIGIFVTFLLARAFGFTLKQAASIGIIGGADGPTSIYVSTKFAPELLSIIAIAAYSYIALIPILQPPVSKLLTTRKERLIRMKAPRKVSKAEKIVFSIITTLVTALLVPQSLTLVGPLMFGNLLREVGNVKRLVEAASKYILDTTTILLCLSVGASARADVFLTPQSLLVFGMGAFAFVSSLASGILFAKFLNLFLKDKINPLIGAAGVSAVPDSARVAQKLAQEEDPTNFILMHAMSPNVAGVIGSAVAAGVFLAIFGR encoded by the coding sequence ATGCTGGAAGAGTTTTTTGTGTTCCTAAAAACAATGGCGTTCTCACAAATGACACTCGGAAACATTTTCATGATAGCTATAGCTGGTGTCTTAATATACGTTGCCGTTAAAAAGGATGCCGAACCTTTGCTTTTGATACCTATTGCATTTGGTATCATTCTCTCCAATATCCCACCGGTTGCAACGGGTATTTTGAATCCGCCACAGACTTTCCCGGATGGCAGGTTTATTCCTGGAGGATTCATGTACTATATAAAAAAGGGTCTTGACCTTGGTATTTATCCACCTCTCATTTTTCTGGGAATAGGGGCACTTACGGACTTCTCATTTATGATCTCATACCCACTCACGATATTTCTTGGTGGAGCAGTCCAGATTGGAATATTTGTAACATTCTTACTTGCACGTGCTTTCGGATTCACACTCAAACAAGCCGCGTCTATAGGTATCATCGGAGGTGCTGATGGACCAACATCTATTTATGTTTCTACAAAATTTGCACCAGAACTTCTGTCTATAATAGCAATCGCTGCTTATTCATACATTGCACTTATCCCTATACTTCAGCCACCAGTTTCTAAATTACTTACAACCAGAAAAGAAAGATTAATAAGAATGAAGGCTCCAAGAAAAGTTTCAAAAGCAGAGAAGATAGTGTTTTCAATCATTACAACGCTTGTTACTGCGTTACTTGTTCCTCAGTCGCTGACTTTGGTAGGTCCTCTCATGTTTGGTAACTTGCTCAGGGAAGTTGGAAATGTCAAAAGACTTGTTGAAGCAGCAAGTAAATATATTCTCGATACAACGACAATTTTACTTTGTCTATCTGTTGGTGCATCCGCGAGGGCAGATGTTTTCTTAACACCACAATCTTTGCTTGTTTTTGGTATGGGAGCATTCGCATTTGTTTCATCGCTTGCAAGCGGTATTTTGTTTGCGAAATTCTTAAACCTTTTCTTGAAAGATAAAATAAACCCGCTCATTGGTGCTGCAGGAGTTTCGGCTGTACCGGACTCTGCGAGGGTTGCTCAAAAACTCGCCCAAGAAGAAGACCCAACAAACTTTATTCTTATGCATGCCATGTCTCCAAACGTTGCAGGAGTTATTGGTTCGGCTGTTGCAGCGGGTGTTTTCTTGGCTATTTTTGGTAGGTAG
- the iadA gene encoding beta-aspartyl-peptidase: MVRVIKNAKIFAPKYVGKLDVIFHNRIIHISKDVNPFFVPFEIEIYDASGLLLLPGLIDPHVHITGGGGEGGFETRTPELKISECIKNGITTVIGCLGTDGVTRSLENLYAKAKALENEGLNIFIYTGSYRLPPVTFTGSVIKDIVLIDKVIGVGEIAISDHRSSQPTFEEILRVVADARVGGMISGKPGTVNFHVGAGKRGIDYLFEIIQNTEIPIQHLYPTHMSRNKWLFEHGLEFAMRGGMIDLTALQPKNDESSKSEFNTIDAILKAYENNLLENITISSDGQGSLPKFDEMGNFVGLSVGSVSSVWHTIRKVVENGLPLEEAIKVSTTNPAKVFKLNKGRIEKGYDADFVLVNEETLEIVSVVSKGEFLMKDGVLKNLNFEF; the protein is encoded by the coding sequence ATGGTAAGAGTTATAAAAAACGCAAAAATCTTTGCCCCTAAGTATGTAGGGAAGTTAGATGTTATCTTTCACAATAGAATCATTCACATAAGCAAAGACGTTAATCCCTTTTTTGTCCCCTTCGAAATAGAAATTTACGATGCTTCTGGCTTGTTGCTATTACCTGGACTTATCGACCCACATGTACATATAACTGGTGGAGGTGGGGAAGGCGGGTTTGAAACTAGGACCCCGGAACTGAAGATTTCAGAATGTATTAAGAATGGAATAACAACGGTTATTGGTTGTTTGGGAACAGACGGAGTTACTAGAAGTCTTGAGAATTTGTATGCGAAAGCAAAAGCTCTTGAAAATGAGGGCTTAAACATCTTCATATACACAGGTTCTTACCGCCTTCCACCTGTAACCTTTACCGGTAGTGTGATAAAAGATATTGTTTTAATCGACAAAGTTATTGGGGTTGGGGAAATAGCGATATCCGACCATCGTTCGTCTCAACCTACTTTTGAGGAGATTTTGCGGGTTGTAGCAGATGCAAGGGTAGGTGGAATGATTTCTGGAAAGCCGGGTACTGTGAATTTTCATGTAGGCGCTGGTAAAAGAGGAATTGACTATTTGTTTGAAATCATCCAAAACACAGAGATTCCTATTCAGCATCTGTATCCTACGCACATGAGTAGAAACAAATGGCTTTTCGAACATGGGCTTGAGTTTGCCATGAGAGGTGGGATGATAGATTTAACAGCTCTTCAACCAAAAAACGATGAATCTTCCAAGAGCGAATTTAACACAATTGATGCAATATTAAAAGCGTATGAAAATAATTTGTTGGAGAATATAACCATTTCCTCGGATGGGCAGGGTAGTCTTCCAAAGTTTGATGAAATGGGAAATTTTGTAGGGCTCAGCGTTGGGAGCGTTAGCTCGGTTTGGCATACAATACGCAAAGTGGTAGAAAATGGCTTGCCTTTGGAAGAAGCCATAAAGGTTTCAACTACAAACCCAGCCAAAGTCTTTAAATTAAATAAGGGAAGAATTGAAAAGGGATACGATGCTGATTTTGTCTTGGTAAATGAGGAAACCCTGGAAATCGTAAGCGTAGTATCTAAAGGCGAATTTCTGATGAAAGATGGGGTACTGAAGAATTTAAACTTTGAATTTTAA